The Pontibacter korlensis sequence AAAATAGAAAGTATGGAAAGGGGAAAATCAAGGTGGCCTGCTATCCGCAGCGCCGCTTCAGACTCTGCGTATAGCTTACCATTCTCGTAAAAAAGTATAGAATCAGGCAAAGGATCAGGTATTTGAGCCTTTGGCACCAAAGCTTCTAGCACACCTGACTGCAGCGCCGCAAAGTATAGGTGCTGGCGCTTGTTATGCTTCAGCACTACCTGCACACTGCCCTGGCAAAAGCCACAGGTGCCGTCGTAAAACACGACGGGCCGGCCCTGTAGTTGCTGTATATCTGGTAATGATGTCATTATTGTACTATCTCTACCCAACCTTTATAAGTAGATCTGGCCCTGGCTGGATCTAATGTATAGAATTCCACTTCCGCCTCATAGTAGTAAGTACCATCGGTCAGGCGGTTACCATCTTTATCTACACCTGGCCAGTTAATGTAGCGGCCTTCACCTTCTGTAACCTTGCCACTGTCATACACCTGCACACCCCAACGGTTGTATACTTTAAACCTCATACTTCTAATAAAGGCTCTTACTTTAGGACGGAATACGTCATTTAGGTTATCTCCATTAGGAGTTATAATGTTTGGAAGTATAAATGAGATACAGTTGTCTTTGCACACCTCATTACTGAACGCACTCTCGCGCCCGTTCACGTCGGTAGCGGTTACTACATAGCAGCCAGCAAATGATTGCAAGCCGCTGTGCGTGTATGTAGTTTCAGTGGTTGTATCCAGAGGCGTATACTCTGCCTCAAGTGTAGGCTTTAAGTATACTGTGTAGTAAGCTATCTCATCTGTACAATCGCCAGTAATGTTCGGCGCCCACGTCAGCACGTTCTGGTACGGCGGTTCGGTAGGGTTCTGCTCAAACAGGCTACAATCCAATACATCAATGCTAAGTTCCGGGGGACAGATGTTTTTCGGTAGCGTTACACACACCCGCTGGCTGTTGTTAAGCAGCGGCTCCGGCAGTCCCTCAATCTGGTAAGTACCGGCTGTTTGCACGTAGTAGCAGTACTCCTGCCCACGCAGCAGCTCCTGCCCGTTAAATGTACCTGTATCAGTATAGGCCCCTCCAGTAGCAGATGCGGAAACGCTGTCTATTAGTGTAGACTCACCATCTACCTCGCGATAGATATAATGCTGCAGCACCTGGTTGTTCCAAGGCACCTCATATGTCCAGTTAAGTTGTATCTCTTTTATGTTCTCACCTTCTGATGGTGTTGCCTCTAAGTACACACTAGACGCTTCAGTGCTATCACGAAGTGAAGTAGGCTGCCCTCCAGGTGTTGGTGTTTGATAGAACTCCAGGCGGTAGCGGTAAGCATTTTCTACCGTATTTAGGCCTCTGTCCACAAAGGTGGTGTCATTCATGTTGCGGGTTCTCTTCACTTCTGTAAAGCCCTCTCCTGGTCCCATACCCACTTTCCGATACAGGCGATACTCCAGCGGAGGTGTCAGCGCCTCAACTTCTATAGGCTGTGCCCACTTCACGGTAATCTGCCCGTTGGTCTGGTCAGTCACATCTACCGTCACGTTTGTCAGGTATGGGATGTCCTGGTCTATCACCACGCAGGCCTCTATAGAGGCAAGGCTCTCTCCGCGTGGCTGTGCCGGGAAGGTTGCATAGATGATATAGCAGTACTCTACCCCAGCTTTCAGGCCTGCGCCATTGTTGTCATCGAAAAAGGTTACTTGCCCGGCGTCTACCTCTCCTATCAGCACATAGCCTGTAGAAGCCGGTACTCCTGTCTGGCACTCATCCGGAACAAAGTTGCTCGGCCCTTCGCGTCGGTAAATGCGGATCTTATCAGCATTCTGGCAGACATAAGAATCCCAGGTCAGGGTCACGTTTCGGTCCGCACTTGCGGCATTCAGGTTTTGAGGCGGAGGGCCAATTACCCTGATGTTCCAAGGCTGCACATCAGCTAGCCTCTTGTCACCGTCAGGACGAACGTCTTCGGCACGGAATACTACCTGGTATGGTGCTTCACGAACATCTTCGCAGGTTGTGTTCCAGATAAGCTCGCCTGTAGCAACGCCAGGGTTTCTGGTAACCTGGCGGAAAGTGGCAGGAGGCACAATACCACTACCAGCCACAGTCAGGTTAATCAGGTCACCATCCGGGTCAGTGGCTCTAACAATGCCTCTTAGTGTAGTTCCGGCTACCACACAAGTATCTTTTGGTTGCAGCACAGGAGGGCGGTTCTCGTTTTCCTCTACCCGTATCTGCATATCCCGTATTACCTGTCCAATCTTTACGGCACCTCCGTTAGGCCCGACTCGCCACTCCTCCACTACAAAGGCTATATTATACTCCCCTGCCACACAGGGGGCGTCCCAAGTGAGCTGACCTGTATTACGGTCAAGTGTAAAAATGGCAGGGCCGCTGTCGTCGGAAGTACGGCAGTTAAATGTTTGGTTAGGATGGCTGTAGCCAGGAACCACAGCAATGGCACCACTTGGCTGCTCATACTGTGGCGCAATCAGTCTGAAAACAAGGCTGTCGCCATCGGCATCGTAGGCACCAGGGTTATGGGTAAACTTGCGGAAAAGGGCAGCCTTATCAAGCGGAGCTACTGTAAGTACAGGTGTACTATTAAAGCCACGCAGGGCATTGATATCAATGGTAGTAGAGATAAAGAAAGAGCGCTGGTCAGAAGGTGGCGCCATGTTCAGGATGCCGTTATTACGGTTCTCCCCAATCCAGTAAGTGGTAAAACTACCATCTGATGGGTAAGTGTACTCCCACTCAAACACCTCCTTGTCCGTATCTGCACTGATTGGAGTTACCGATTTTCGCGGTACTATAAGTGTAGTGTTGCCAGCCCCTGTATATATTGTCACCTCCGGGTCCTCGGCTTGCGAGAAGTGGTTGGTGTAAATGATCATAGTAAAGAAAAAGCGGCGAGGGTTAGGGTTCGGCGTAGTGTCCCTCTTGGCAGTGATATCCCCTGCTCTAATATGAGTAGCCTGTACTTCTGAAAAAGTACCCAACAACAGTAAAATCAACACCCACAACAGACTCCCATGCAGCAGATACTTCAGGCGTATAAGGTTTAGCATAGATGGATCGGGTTAGGCAGTAAATGTAGCTATATTCTTAAACTTAATTAATACATAAATGTTGTGTAAGTAGACGTGTTGCGGGAAAAAGGCGCAGATTTTAAGAGGTACGGATACCAATTTAGATTGATTCAAAATATGAATCCAAAATTGTTTTCTAAACGGTCCGAATGTACCTTTGAGCGTTAAAGATAACGCTTAAATCACTTAACCTATAACAAACACAGATGAATTGGTTTACTAAAACGTTTTCCAGTACAGTCGGGCGAAAGATCGTGATGTCCGTTACGGGTCTTTTCCTTTGCTCCTTTCTGGTAGTGCACCTGATTGGAAACCTGCAGTTGTTCCGAAACGACGGCGGTGCTGCTTTCAACCTCTACTCGGACTTCATGGCCCACAATGCTATCATCCGTATCATGGAGATTGTATTGGTGCTTGGATTTGTGTTCCACATCTACGATGCTGTTGTACTTACCAGACGTAATAAGGCTGCTCGCCCTGTGGATTATGCAAACAACCACCCGGAGGAGAACAGCACCTGGTCATCTCGTAACATGGGTCTTCTGGGTACAGTTATCCTGGTGTTCCTGATCATCCACCTGTGGAACTTCTTTGTACCGGCTCGCTTTGGCGGCTTGGAAGGCGTGGTAATCGAGGATGTTGAGTATGACAACCTTTACCTGAAAGTGGTACAGTCGTTCCAGATCTGGTGGTATGTACTAATCTATGTGATCTCTATGGTAGCACTTGCTTATCACCTGATCCATGGCTTCCAGAGTGCCTTCCAAACACTTGGCCTTGACCACAAGAAGTACACGCCGTTCATCCAGAAATTTGGTGTAGCCTTCTCTGT is a genomic window containing:
- a CDS encoding thiol-disulfide oxidoreductase DCC family protein, translated to MTSLPDIQQLQGRPVVFYDGTCGFCQGSVQVVLKHNKRQHLYFAALQSGVLEALVPKAQIPDPLPDSILFYENGKLYAESEAALRIAGHLDFPLSILSIFRIIPLSFRNFVYRLVAKNRYRIAGRTESCMLPSPEQRARFVA
- a CDS encoding gliding motility-associated C-terminal domain-containing protein, whose protein sequence is MLNLIRLKYLLHGSLLWVLILLLLGTFSEVQATHIRAGDITAKRDTTPNPNPRRFFFTMIIYTNHFSQAEDPEVTIYTGAGNTTLIVPRKSVTPISADTDKEVFEWEYTYPSDGSFTTYWIGENRNNGILNMAPPSDQRSFFISTTIDINALRGFNSTPVLTVAPLDKAALFRKFTHNPGAYDADGDSLVFRLIAPQYEQPSGAIAVVPGYSHPNQTFNCRTSDDSGPAIFTLDRNTGQLTWDAPCVAGEYNIAFVVEEWRVGPNGGAVKIGQVIRDMQIRVEENENRPPVLQPKDTCVVAGTTLRGIVRATDPDGDLINLTVAGSGIVPPATFRQVTRNPGVATGELIWNTTCEDVREAPYQVVFRAEDVRPDGDKRLADVQPWNIRVIGPPPQNLNAASADRNVTLTWDSYVCQNADKIRIYRREGPSNFVPDECQTGVPASTGYVLIGEVDAGQVTFFDDNNGAGLKAGVEYCYIIYATFPAQPRGESLASIEACVVIDQDIPYLTNVTVDVTDQTNGQITVKWAQPIEVEALTPPLEYRLYRKVGMGPGEGFTEVKRTRNMNDTTFVDRGLNTVENAYRYRLEFYQTPTPGGQPTSLRDSTEASSVYLEATPSEGENIKEIQLNWTYEVPWNNQVLQHYIYREVDGESTLIDSVSASATGGAYTDTGTFNGQELLRGQEYCYYVQTAGTYQIEGLPEPLLNNSQRVCVTLPKNICPPELSIDVLDCSLFEQNPTEPPYQNVLTWAPNITGDCTDEIAYYTVYLKPTLEAEYTPLDTTTETTYTHSGLQSFAGCYVVTATDVNGRESAFSNEVCKDNCISFILPNIITPNGDNLNDVFRPKVRAFIRSMRFKVYNRWGVQVYDSGKVTEGEGRYINWPGVDKDGNRLTDGTYYYEAEVEFYTLDPARARSTYKGWVEIVQ
- a CDS encoding succinate dehydrogenase cytochrome b subunit; this encodes MNWFTKTFSSTVGRKIVMSVTGLFLCSFLVVHLIGNLQLFRNDGGAAFNLYSDFMAHNAIIRIMEIVLVLGFVFHIYDAVVLTRRNKAARPVDYANNHPEENSTWSSRNMGLLGTVILVFLIIHLWNFFVPARFGGLEGVVIEDVEYDNLYLKVVQSFQIWWYVLIYVISMVALAYHLIHGFQSAFQTLGLDHKKYTPFIQKFGVAFSVLVCLGFAAIPLYFFFFV